The Georgenia faecalis genome includes a window with the following:
- a CDS encoding ABC transporter ATP-binding protein, with amino-acid sequence MTGFAVQVRDLGVRYGDTQALDGASLDLPAGAIVGLLGRNGSGKTTLLSVLAALRKPSTGSVLVDGEDPFENERVMERVCLIRESGDVMADEKLSDTLDLVAAARPTWDGEYAAELLDAFELSLRKRPGTLSRGQRSAVGAVIGLASRAPLTIFDEVYLGMDAPSRYRFYDALLADYVEHPRTIILSSHLISEVERLFEEVVVLEAGRVLLAEDADSVRARGATVTGPKDRVAEATRDLTVIGRRDLGPTAEVTVFDALGADERARLDAAGLDIGPVGLQDLFVHLTGGKS; translated from the coding sequence ATGACCGGCTTCGCGGTCCAGGTCCGCGACCTCGGCGTCCGCTACGGCGACACGCAGGCGCTCGACGGCGCCAGCCTCGACCTTCCCGCCGGCGCGATCGTCGGCCTCCTCGGGCGCAACGGCTCCGGCAAGACGACGCTGCTGTCCGTCCTCGCCGCGCTGCGCAAGCCGTCGACTGGCTCCGTGCTCGTCGACGGGGAGGACCCGTTCGAGAACGAGCGGGTCATGGAGCGGGTCTGCCTCATCCGCGAGAGCGGGGACGTCATGGCCGACGAGAAGCTCTCCGACACGCTCGACCTCGTCGCCGCCGCGCGGCCCACGTGGGACGGCGAGTACGCCGCCGAGCTCCTCGACGCCTTCGAGCTGAGCCTGAGGAAGCGGCCCGGCACCCTCTCGCGCGGCCAGCGCTCCGCCGTCGGCGCCGTCATCGGACTCGCCTCGCGCGCCCCGCTGACCATCTTCGACGAGGTCTACCTCGGCATGGACGCGCCTTCGCGCTACCGGTTCTACGACGCCCTGCTCGCCGACTACGTCGAGCACCCGCGCACGATCATCCTCTCCAGCCACCTCATCAGCGAGGTCGAGCGGCTCTTCGAGGAGGTCGTCGTCCTCGAGGCCGGGCGCGTGCTGCTCGCCGAGGACGCCGACTCCGTCCGCGCCCGCGGCGCGACCGTCACGGGCCCCAAGGACCGCGTGGCCGAGGCGACCCGCGACCTCACCGTCATCGGCCGGCGCGACCTCGGCCCCACCGCGGAGGTCACCGTCTTCGATGCCCTCGGCGCGGACGAGCGCGCCCGGCTCGACGCCGCCGGGCTGGACATCGGCCCCGTCGGCCTGCAGGACCTGTTCGTCCATCTCACGGGAGGAAAGTCATGA
- the rimM gene encoding ribosome maturation factor RimM (Essential for efficient processing of 16S rRNA), with protein MERVVARIAGAHGLRGMVKLEVRTDAPAERFVPGAVLLTEPAERGPLTVAEAAERSGSWQVRFAEVEDRTGAEALRGTMLVVETAPGDDDDAWYPQELVGLRVEHVDGRALGTVAAVEHLPAHDVLVVDEPVGARSMIPFVREIVPVVDVAGGRVVVDPPRGLLAADPLDEPDAADEPDDADAPAEEERPAGGSAG; from the coding sequence ATGGAGCGCGTCGTCGCGAGGATCGCCGGGGCGCACGGCTTGCGCGGGATGGTGAAGCTGGAGGTGCGCACGGACGCCCCCGCGGAGCGGTTCGTGCCCGGGGCGGTGCTCCTCACCGAGCCCGCCGAGCGGGGACCGCTCACCGTCGCCGAGGCCGCCGAGCGCAGCGGGTCGTGGCAGGTGCGCTTCGCCGAGGTCGAGGACCGCACCGGCGCCGAGGCCCTGCGCGGCACCATGCTCGTCGTCGAGACGGCGCCCGGCGACGACGACGACGCCTGGTACCCCCAGGAGCTCGTCGGCCTGCGCGTCGAGCACGTCGACGGGCGCGCCCTGGGCACCGTGGCCGCCGTCGAGCACCTGCCCGCCCACGACGTCCTCGTCGTCGACGAGCCGGTCGGCGCCCGGTCGATGATCCCCTTCGTCCGAGAGATCGTCCCGGTGGTCGACGTTGCCGGTGGCCGCGTCGTCGTCGACCCGCCGCGCGGGCTGCTCGCCGCCGACCCCCTCGACGAGCCGGACGCCGCCGACGAGCCGGACGACGCCGATGCCCCGGCCGAGGAGGAACGCCCGGCCGGTGGGAGCGCCGGCTGA
- the rpsP gene encoding 30S ribosomal protein S16 yields the protein MAVKIRLKRMGKIRAPYYRVVIMDSRAKRDGRAIEEIGKYHPTEEPSVIDIKSDRAQYWLSVGAQPTEQVMALLKVTGDWQKFKGLPGAEGTLRTKNSDADAQAAATAAAVKAAEDDAEKRKARAAEAAAQAPAAEAPAAEAAADEDNAG from the coding sequence GTGGCAGTCAAGATCCGTCTCAAGCGCATGGGCAAGATTCGCGCGCCGTACTACCGCGTCGTCATCATGGACTCGCGCGCCAAGCGCGACGGCCGGGCGATCGAGGAGATCGGCAAGTACCACCCGACCGAGGAGCCCTCGGTCATCGACATCAAGTCGGACCGCGCGCAGTACTGGCTCTCCGTGGGCGCGCAGCCCACCGAGCAGGTCATGGCGCTGCTCAAGGTCACGGGTGACTGGCAGAAGTTCAAGGGCCTGCCCGGTGCCGAGGGCACCCTGCGGACCAAGAACTCCGACGCCGACGCCCAGGCTGCGGCGACCGCGGCGGCCGTCAAGGCTGCCGAGGACGACGCCGAGAAGCGCAAGGCTCGCGCCGCCGAGGCTGCGGCCCAGGCGCCCGCCGCCGAGGCGCCTGCGGCCGAGGCGGCCGCCGACGAAGACAATGCTGGCTGA
- a CDS encoding ATP-binding cassette domain-containing protein — MSPVIEIDHLRKTYGEKVAVADVSLTVERGEIFGILGPNGAGKTTTVEVLAGLRQADGGSVRLLGVDPQAEPAAVRERVGIQLQEAKLPAKLRVGEALALYASFYPHPADADELLDLLGLTEKKDTAFADLSGGQQQRLSIALALIGNPEVAILDELTTGLDPQARRDTWALVERVRDSGVTVVLVTHFMDEAERLSDRLAIIVDGRVAALGTPAELVRGSEHERAFRMRLPGETSDAVADALLALDDVHSVRHDGEEYEVTGGERVLPAVVLDLARRDIVPDEVRTLSRTLEDVFVEVSGASVPTPTEEVLR; from the coding sequence ATGAGTCCCGTCATCGAGATCGACCACCTGCGCAAGACCTACGGCGAGAAGGTCGCCGTCGCCGATGTCTCCCTCACCGTCGAACGCGGCGAGATCTTCGGCATCCTCGGCCCCAACGGGGCCGGCAAGACGACGACGGTCGAGGTGCTCGCCGGCCTGCGCCAGGCCGACGGCGGCAGCGTCCGGCTCCTCGGCGTCGACCCCCAGGCCGAGCCCGCCGCCGTGCGTGAACGCGTCGGCATCCAGCTGCAGGAGGCCAAGCTCCCGGCGAAGCTCCGGGTGGGGGAGGCGCTGGCGCTGTACGCCTCCTTCTACCCGCACCCCGCCGACGCCGACGAGCTGCTCGACCTGCTCGGCCTCACCGAGAAGAAGGACACCGCGTTCGCCGACCTCTCCGGTGGTCAGCAGCAGCGGCTGTCCATCGCCCTCGCCCTCATCGGCAACCCCGAGGTGGCCATCCTCGACGAGCTCACCACCGGGCTCGACCCGCAGGCGCGCCGGGACACCTGGGCCCTGGTCGAACGGGTCCGGGACTCCGGCGTCACGGTCGTCCTCGTCACCCACTTCATGGACGAGGCCGAGCGGCTGAGCGACCGCCTGGCGATCATCGTCGACGGCCGGGTGGCCGCCCTCGGCACCCCCGCCGAGCTCGTGCGGGGGTCCGAGCACGAGCGCGCCTTCCGCATGCGGCTGCCGGGGGAGACGTCCGACGCCGTCGCGGACGCGCTCCTCGCGCTCGACGACGTCCACTCCGTCCGGCACGACGGCGAGGAGTACGAGGTCACCGGCGGGGAGCGCGTCCTTCCCGCCGTCGTCCTCGACCTCGCCCGGCGCGACATCGTCCCCGACGAGGTCCGCACGCTCTCCCGCACCCTCGAGGACGTCTTCGTCGAGGTGAGCGGGGCTTCCGTCCCCACCCCGACCGAGGAGGTCCTGCGATGA
- a CDS encoding ABC transporter permease: MSTLTAPTATRGLGALAASEARLFLRDAGGSFFALAFPSVLLVGVGLAIPGMRDPITDAPPPWTGMLPIHLYLPVVLAAVIATPALTTLPVVLATYREQGILRRLSTTPMRPQGVLVAQVAVNLAALVVAAVLALTVGALTFDAPLPDQPLVALLAFVLGAAAMFGVGLLIAARAPKASSASGLGMLVFFPMLLFAGMWTPGPAMPETLATIGAYTPLGAASQAMTTAWFHGDFPALEAVVMLAYVVVLYPLATKLFRWS; the protein is encoded by the coding sequence ATGAGCACCCTCACCGCCCCCACCGCCACCCGCGGGCTCGGCGCGCTCGCCGCGTCCGAGGCGCGCCTGTTCCTGCGCGACGCCGGCGGCTCGTTCTTCGCCCTCGCCTTCCCCAGCGTCCTGCTCGTCGGCGTCGGGCTCGCCATCCCCGGGATGCGCGACCCCATCACCGACGCACCCCCGCCCTGGACTGGGATGCTGCCGATCCACCTGTACCTGCCGGTGGTCCTCGCCGCCGTCATCGCCACCCCCGCCCTCACCACGCTGCCGGTGGTCCTCGCGACCTACCGGGAGCAGGGGATCCTGCGCCGGCTGTCGACCACGCCGATGCGCCCGCAGGGCGTGCTCGTCGCGCAGGTCGCGGTCAACCTCGCCGCCCTGGTCGTCGCGGCGGTGCTCGCGCTGACGGTCGGGGCGCTCACCTTCGACGCCCCGCTGCCCGACCAGCCGCTCGTCGCGCTCCTCGCCTTCGTCCTCGGCGCCGCGGCGATGTTCGGCGTCGGGCTGCTCATCGCCGCCCGCGCCCCGAAGGCGAGCTCCGCCTCCGGCCTCGGCATGCTCGTCTTCTTCCCCATGCTGCTCTTCGCCGGCATGTGGACGCCCGGCCCGGCCATGCCCGAGACCCTGGCGACGATCGGCGCCTACACCCCGCTCGGTGCCGCCAGCCAGGCGATGACCACCGCGTGGTTCCACGGCGACTTCCCGGCCCTGGAGGCCGTCGTCATGCTCGCCTACGTCGTCGTCCTCTACCCCCTGGCGACCAAGCTGTTCCGCTGGTCGTGA
- a CDS encoding DUF2469 domain-containing protein, which produces MSAEDLENYETELELGLYREYRDVVGLFSYVVETERRFYLANEVDLQVRSAGGEVFFELTLGDAWVWDVYRSARFVRSVRVVTFKDVNVEELAKAELRLPDRLS; this is translated from the coding sequence GTGAGCGCTGAGGACCTGGAGAACTACGAGACCGAGCTCGAGCTCGGCCTGTACCGCGAGTACCGCGACGTCGTGGGGCTCTTCTCCTACGTCGTGGAGACCGAACGCCGCTTCTACCTCGCCAACGAGGTCGACCTGCAGGTGCGCTCGGCCGGGGGAGAGGTCTTCTTCGAGCTCACCCTCGGCGACGCCTGGGTGTGGGACGTCTACCGCTCCGCGCGCTTCGTCCGCTCCGTGCGGGTCGTCACCTTCAAGGACGTCAACGTCGAGGAGCTCGCCAAGGCGGAGCTGCGCCTGCCCGACCGCCTCAGCTGA
- a CDS encoding RNA-binding protein, with amino-acid sequence MLADALEHLVRGIVDNPDDVTVTARSLRRGELLEVRVHPEDLGRVIGRQGRTARALRTVIGALSTRGPVRVDVVDTDRR; translated from the coding sequence ATGCTGGCTGACGCCCTCGAGCACCTGGTGCGGGGCATCGTCGACAACCCCGACGACGTCACCGTCACCGCCCGCTCGCTCCGGCGCGGCGAGCTCCTCGAGGTGCGCGTGCACCCCGAGGACCTCGGCCGCGTCATCGGGCGGCAGGGGCGCACGGCCCGCGCCCTGCGCACCGTCATCGGTGCGCTCTCCACGCGCGGACCCGTGCGGGTCGACGTCGTCGACACCGACCGTCGCTGA
- a CDS encoding alpha/beta hydrolase-fold protein — translation MEKRTGIRGHRPVASLLALLLLVASALAVAPAAVAQVAPMVEGPTVTADPSSPTGYTVTFVYRNPDATQVRLAGDLTLLDVDTGRATRYEPEEWEPGRYHAGGTEFLRDMTKDENGYWSVSVPLHAGGLSYWYRVWDPTQGWENKRIWDPASPHPRPPGDTSFRVRNNDVLDTVYVPYAEEQDDPILEARATYELPAADPARRGTVQYVPYTTILGDDGHHLGVYLPAGYDPDRAEPYKVVYLAHGIFGDETDFMVPVNVPNILDNMTARGEIEPTVVVTMGNHFTGTGLNFASYDRLNAANNLVEVILPFVEERFNVSSEREGRAYGGFSYGGSTGGFVIANHPTAFGSYGFFSGNPTLTDANYDALAAAVGTGDLTVFLGNGIFEGGPDAHNAIAESFRSRGFTAGTAQVPGAHDGMTAGQLFTIFARDYLWEQDEPVGEVDVSVETDTRCVVGRAVQVLRVTNGSDAPAEVTLSTAYGARTITVGPERSTTVTLSTRLESVPASEVTATATADGYDPTTLTVPYAAFDCALEQGIQGVVPITEILAYGQKVTAVAVEYSADVDPRGLDLATFTVSDSLYNFRFNPVADLTDPTKRADRTITAIYTNDAPSLEADQQSDRGRYVIIELDPMDPGGSTVIAWQGGVRVNPDLQTRVVQNEAVHVAPENGDGQGPVLARASAVAHAPTQPAVNLLYDDFVYERFTTSTGTEVPYAYWLPEDYDATKQYPVVVILPGHGQGYIESADGTNNEGVQVASDIPAVAWLQEEWTESEEDVIVLAVQNRRTGTGADQAGAMVEVVNGFADEFSVDPDRIYGSTVSYGSVLAWDALTNHPGLFDAMLVTGGFGASQAQADAIAASRTPVWVTHGTGDHLLNVVTTGQASFNRIWNAYMAMGLTPAQATALVKYTEYPLAAFYEPDQHLAAAPTYEDASILRWLLDQ, via the coding sequence ATGGAGAAGCGAACAGGAATACGCGGGCACCGGCCCGTGGCGTCGTTGCTTGCCCTGCTGTTGCTCGTCGCGTCTGCCCTCGCCGTCGCGCCGGCCGCAGTCGCCCAGGTGGCGCCGATGGTGGAGGGGCCGACCGTCACGGCGGACCCGAGCTCACCGACGGGGTACACCGTGACGTTCGTCTACCGCAACCCCGATGCGACCCAGGTCCGCCTTGCCGGTGACCTGACGCTGCTCGACGTCGACACCGGCAGGGCGACCCGGTATGAGCCGGAGGAGTGGGAGCCCGGGCGCTACCACGCGGGCGGCACGGAGTTCCTGCGGGACATGACGAAGGACGAGAACGGCTACTGGTCGGTCTCCGTCCCCCTGCACGCGGGCGGCCTCAGCTACTGGTACCGGGTCTGGGACCCGACGCAGGGATGGGAGAACAAGCGCATCTGGGACCCCGCATCCCCGCACCCGCGGCCCCCGGGCGACACGTCCTTCCGCGTGCGGAACAACGACGTGCTCGACACGGTGTACGTGCCGTACGCGGAGGAGCAGGACGACCCGATCCTCGAGGCACGCGCCACGTACGAGCTGCCGGCGGCCGACCCGGCGCGCAGGGGCACCGTCCAGTACGTGCCCTACACGACCATCCTCGGCGACGACGGCCACCACCTCGGTGTCTACCTGCCGGCGGGTTACGACCCGGACCGCGCGGAGCCCTACAAGGTCGTCTACCTCGCCCACGGCATCTTCGGCGACGAGACCGACTTCATGGTCCCCGTCAACGTCCCGAACATCCTGGACAACATGACCGCGAGGGGCGAGATCGAACCGACGGTGGTCGTCACCATGGGCAACCACTTCACCGGCACCGGCCTCAACTTTGCCTCGTACGACCGCCTCAATGCGGCGAACAACCTGGTCGAGGTCATCCTCCCCTTCGTGGAGGAGAGGTTCAACGTCTCGAGCGAGCGCGAGGGGCGCGCCTACGGCGGGTTCTCCTACGGTGGGTCGACCGGCGGCTTCGTCATCGCGAACCACCCGACGGCCTTCGGCTCCTACGGCTTCTTCTCCGGGAACCCGACCCTCACCGACGCGAACTACGACGCCCTCGCAGCCGCGGTCGGCACGGGGGACCTGACCGTGTTCCTCGGGAACGGCATCTTCGAAGGAGGCCCCGACGCGCACAACGCCATCGCGGAGAGCTTCAGGTCCCGAGGGTTCACGGCGGGGACCGCCCAGGTCCCCGGCGCCCATGACGGGATGACGGCGGGCCAGCTGTTCACGATCTTCGCCAGGGACTACCTGTGGGAGCAGGATGAGCCCGTCGGCGAGGTCGACGTCTCCGTCGAGACGGACACCCGGTGCGTCGTCGGGCGCGCCGTCCAGGTGCTCCGCGTGACGAACGGCTCCGACGCGCCCGCCGAGGTCACGCTGTCCACGGCCTACGGCGCGCGGACGATCACGGTGGGTCCCGAGCGGTCCACCACCGTCACGTTGAGCACCCGGCTCGAGTCGGTGCCGGCGAGCGAGGTGACCGCGACGGCCACCGCGGACGGGTACGACCCGACGACGCTCACCGTGCCGTACGCCGCCTTCGACTGCGCCTTGGAGCAGGGGATCCAGGGGGTCGTCCCCATCACCGAGATCCTCGCCTACGGCCAGAAGGTCACCGCGGTGGCCGTGGAGTACTCGGCCGACGTCGACCCGCGCGGGCTCGACCTCGCCACGTTCACCGTCTCGGACAGCCTGTACAACTTCCGGTTCAACCCCGTCGCCGACCTCACCGACCCGACCAAGAGGGCCGACCGTACGATCACGGCGATCTACACGAACGACGCACCGTCGCTCGAGGCGGACCAGCAGTCCGACCGTGGCCGGTACGTCATCATCGAGCTGGACCCGATGGACCCGGGCGGCAGCACGGTGATCGCGTGGCAGGGCGGCGTGCGGGTCAATCCCGACCTGCAGACCCGCGTCGTCCAGAACGAGGCGGTCCACGTCGCACCCGAGAACGGCGACGGGCAGGGGCCCGTGCTCGCCCGGGCGTCCGCCGTCGCGCACGCGCCCACGCAGCCCGCCGTGAACCTCCTCTACGACGACTTCGTCTACGAGCGATTCACGACGAGCACCGGTACCGAGGTGCCGTACGCGTACTGGCTGCCAGAGGACTACGACGCGACCAAGCAGTACCCCGTCGTCGTGATCCTGCCCGGGCACGGCCAGGGGTACATCGAGAGTGCCGACGGCACGAACAACGAGGGCGTCCAGGTCGCCTCGGACATCCCGGCCGTCGCGTGGCTGCAGGAGGAGTGGACGGAGTCGGAGGAGGACGTCATCGTGCTCGCCGTGCAGAACCGGCGGACCGGCACCGGTGCCGACCAGGCAGGGGCGATGGTCGAGGTCGTCAACGGGTTCGCGGACGAGTTCTCCGTCGACCCCGACCGCATCTACGGGTCGACCGTGTCGTACGGGTCGGTCCTCGCGTGGGACGCCCTGACGAACCACCCCGGGCTCTTCGACGCCATGCTCGTCACCGGCGGGTTCGGTGCGAGCCAGGCGCAGGCGGACGCGATCGCGGCGTCGCGCACGCCGGTGTGGGTGACCCACGGCACCGGCGACCACCTGCTCAACGTGGTGACCACCGGCCAGGCGTCGTTCAACCGGATCTGGAACGCCTACATGGCGATGGGACTGACCCCGGCGCAGGCGACCGCGCTCGTCAAGTACACCGAGTATCCCCTGGCGGCGTTCTACGAGCCGGACCAGCACCTGGCGGCGGCGCCGACCTACGAGGACGCCTCCATCCTGCGGTGGCTGCTGGACCAGTGA
- a CDS encoding GNAT family N-acetyltransferase gives MRTTGAPALRRVHVRPATAADADALADLAARTFHLACPPTLGAEAIEAFVTEQLGADRFAASLADPERLVHVAEEELAPGLTRLVGYTLVVLGAAPPAGAPLEHPAELSKCYVLPEHQGSGVAGRLLAAATAAAREHGARTLWLGTNRANRRAQRFYARHGFVRAGSRRFTVGGEEQDDVVMTGDVAPT, from the coding sequence GTGCGCACCACGGGCGCCCCGGCGCTGCGCCGCGTGCACGTGCGTCCCGCCACCGCGGCCGACGCCGACGCGCTCGCCGACCTCGCCGCACGCACCTTCCACCTCGCCTGCCCGCCCACCCTGGGCGCGGAGGCCATCGAGGCCTTCGTCACCGAGCAGCTCGGCGCCGACCGTTTCGCCGCCTCCCTCGCCGACCCCGAGCGGCTGGTCCACGTCGCCGAGGAGGAGCTGGCGCCCGGTCTCACGCGCCTCGTCGGCTACACGCTGGTGGTGCTCGGCGCCGCGCCCCCGGCGGGAGCGCCGCTCGAGCACCCGGCGGAGCTGAGCAAGTGCTACGTCCTGCCCGAGCACCAGGGCAGCGGGGTGGCGGGCCGCCTGCTCGCCGCGGCCACGGCGGCCGCCCGCGAGCACGGCGCCCGGACCCTGTGGCTGGGGACCAACCGCGCCAACCGGCGCGCGCAGCGCTTCTACGCCCGGCACGGGTTCGTGCGCGCCGGCAGCCGCCGGTTCACCGTGGGCGGCGAGGAGCAGGACGACGTCGTCATGACGGGCGACGTGGCACCGACCTGA
- a CDS encoding YciI family protein — MTVFAVEYTYDHSRTDDIALVRPDHRAFLGELVEAGRVLASGPWLDNAAPGALLLVVGEDVAGVERMLDEDPFHRARLVTRRTVRAWDPVLGVLAQD; from the coding sequence ATGACCGTCTTCGCTGTCGAGTACACCTACGACCACTCCCGCACCGACGACATCGCCCTCGTGCGCCCCGACCACCGGGCCTTCCTCGGCGAGCTCGTCGAGGCCGGCCGCGTCCTCGCCTCGGGCCCCTGGCTGGACAACGCCGCGCCCGGAGCGCTGCTCCTCGTCGTCGGCGAGGACGTCGCGGGCGTGGAGCGGATGCTCGACGAGGACCCCTTCCACCGGGCGCGCCTCGTCACCCGCCGCACCGTGCGCGCCTGGGACCCGGTCCTCGGGGTCCTCGCCCAGGACTGA
- the rplS gene encoding 50S ribosomal protein L19, whose translation MQTLDHVDAASMRDDIPAFRAGDTLRVHVKVVEGTRSRIQVFQGAVIARSGAGVRETFVIRKVSFGVGVERTFPVHSPSIDHIEVVTRGDVRRAKLYYLRNLRGKKAKIKEKRETTAS comes from the coding sequence ATGCAGACCCTGGACCACGTCGACGCCGCCTCGATGCGCGACGACATCCCCGCCTTCCGGGCCGGTGACACGCTCCGCGTGCACGTCAAGGTCGTCGAGGGCACCCGCTCCCGCATCCAGGTCTTCCAGGGCGCCGTCATCGCGCGCTCCGGCGCTGGCGTCCGCGAGACCTTCGTCATCCGCAAGGTGAGCTTCGGCGTCGGCGTCGAGCGCACGTTCCCCGTGCACTCCCCGAGCATCGACCACATCGAGGTCGTCACCCGCGGTGACGTCCGCCGCGCGAAGCTGTACTACCTGCGCAACCTGCGCGGCAAGAAGGCCAAGATCAAGGAGAAGCGCGAGACGACGGCGAGCTGA
- a CDS encoding ribonuclease HII — protein MPARPPTRHLERDLLAAGHRLVAGMDEVGRGALAGPVSVGVVVVDESTGRLPRGLRDSKLLTAAAREALCEPVRRWCVGSAVGHASPAEIDALGIIAALRLAGTRALATLAAAGVEPDVLILDGTHDWLTPPQDLFAALDAPAAAVPLVRTQVKADLRCAVVAGASVLAKCERDAIMVELSPRHPEYGWAANKGYSAPEHLLALRDLGPTELHRRSWRLPQAAPDVVAAPEAVAGESAAHPVTGEGAAALVVESDALDGGAGLDDGTRELNGHVTVRAAARVGAEA, from the coding sequence GTGCCCGCCCGCCCTCCCACCCGCCACCTCGAGCGTGACCTCCTGGCCGCCGGGCACCGGCTCGTCGCCGGCATGGACGAGGTCGGACGTGGCGCCCTCGCCGGGCCCGTGAGCGTGGGGGTCGTCGTCGTCGACGAGTCCACCGGGCGGCTGCCGCGGGGGCTGCGGGACTCCAAGCTGCTCACCGCCGCGGCGCGCGAGGCCCTGTGCGAGCCGGTGCGCCGCTGGTGCGTCGGCAGCGCCGTCGGGCACGCCTCGCCCGCGGAGATCGACGCCCTCGGCATCATCGCCGCCCTGCGCCTGGCCGGGACCCGTGCCCTCGCCACGCTCGCGGCCGCGGGCGTCGAGCCGGACGTCCTCATCCTCGACGGCACCCACGACTGGCTCACGCCGCCGCAGGACCTCTTCGCCGCCCTGGACGCCCCCGCCGCGGCCGTGCCGCTGGTCCGCACGCAGGTCAAGGCCGACCTGCGGTGCGCCGTCGTCGCCGGGGCCAGCGTGCTCGCCAAGTGCGAGCGCGACGCGATCATGGTGGAGCTCTCGCCACGCCACCCCGAGTACGGCTGGGCCGCGAACAAGGGGTACTCCGCGCCCGAGCACCTCCTCGCGCTGCGCGACCTCGGCCCGACCGAGCTGCACCGGAGGTCCTGGCGCCTGCCGCAGGCGGCGCCGGACGTGGTGGCCGCGCCGGAAGCGGTGGCCGGGGAGAGCGCGGCGCACCCCGTGACCGGTGAGGGAGCGGCGGCCCTGGTCGTGGAGTCGGACGCGCTCGACGGCGGGGCCGGGCTCGACGACGGGACCCGCGAGCTGAACGGCCACGTGACGGTACGTGCGGCAGCGAGGGTCGGCGCCGAGGCATGA
- a CDS encoding GntR family transcriptional regulator, whose amino-acid sequence MFDGPEPIYLQIAEQLRQQVLDGTLKSGDQVMSTTQYATTYRINPATAAKGFAELVDEGVIYKQRGVGMFVADGAAERLREERRRAFFTEQLDPVLREAQLLGISTDDVLTHIRSTKGTPS is encoded by the coding sequence GTGTTCGACGGTCCGGAACCGATCTACCTGCAGATCGCGGAGCAGCTCCGCCAGCAGGTCCTCGACGGCACCCTCAAGAGCGGAGACCAGGTCATGTCCACGACGCAGTACGCGACGACATACCGGATCAACCCCGCGACCGCCGCGAAGGGCTTCGCCGAGCTCGTCGACGAGGGCGTCATCTACAAGCAGCGCGGCGTGGGGATGTTCGTCGCCGACGGCGCCGCCGAGCGCCTGCGCGAGGAGCGGCGACGCGCGTTCTTCACCGAGCAGCTCGACCCGGTCCTGCGCGAGGCCCAGCTCCTCGGCATCAGCACCGACGACGTCCTCACCCACATCCGCTCCACGAAGGGAACCCCGTCATGA
- the lepB gene encoding signal peptidase I has protein sequence MNDSDDSTAATRDDAGPQHLKAEGRHAETAPAPHRSKPRGLIREAAVVLASALVLSILIKTFLVQAFFIPSGSMEDTLAVGDRVLVSKLAPGPLDVHRGDIVVFVDPGGWLGDEAPDTRSAFQKGLEEALTFIGLLPHNAGEHLIKRVIGVGGDTVECCSDDGRVMVNGEPIDEPYLRPGVDPSAQEFVAEVPEGHVWLMGDNRSNSQDSRAHPGSPGGGAVPLSNVVGTAFVVLWPVESWGLLRNPGDTFEDVPEP, from the coding sequence GTGAACGACTCCGACGACAGCACCGCCGCCACCCGCGACGACGCGGGTCCGCAGCACCTGAAGGCCGAGGGGCGCCACGCGGAGACCGCGCCGGCGCCGCACCGGAGCAAGCCGCGGGGCCTCATCCGCGAGGCCGCCGTCGTCCTCGCCAGCGCGCTCGTCCTGTCGATCCTCATCAAGACGTTCCTCGTCCAGGCCTTCTTCATCCCCTCGGGGTCGATGGAGGACACCCTGGCCGTGGGCGACCGGGTCCTGGTGAGCAAGCTGGCGCCTGGCCCGCTCGACGTCCACCGCGGGGACATCGTCGTCTTCGTCGACCCGGGCGGCTGGCTCGGCGACGAGGCACCGGACACGCGCAGCGCGTTCCAGAAGGGCCTCGAGGAGGCCCTCACCTTCATCGGCCTGCTGCCCCACAACGCGGGTGAGCACCTCATCAAGCGGGTCATCGGCGTCGGTGGGGACACCGTCGAGTGCTGCAGCGACGACGGCCGGGTCATGGTCAACGGCGAGCCCATCGACGAGCCGTACCTCCGCCCCGGCGTGGACCCCAGCGCCCAGGAGTTCGTCGCGGAGGTGCCCGAGGGCCACGTGTGGCTCATGGGTGACAACCGCTCGAACTCCCAGGACTCGCGCGCGCACCCCGGCAGCCCCGGCGGCGGCGCGGTGCCGCTGAGCAACGTCGTCGGCACGGCCTTCGTCGTCCTGTGGCCCGTGGAGAGCTGGGGCCTGCTCCGCAACCCTGGGGACACCTTCGAGGACGTCCCCGAGCCCTGA